The Lasioglossum baleicum chromosome 10, iyLasBale1, whole genome shotgun sequence genome contains the following window.
CGTTTGGGTGCTGTTCGAACTTCAACGTCGATTTTCAAGAGAACGGGTCATTCCTAACCCATGGCTCCTTCGAAAGTTTGTCCTCCTCGATCAACAGAACACGATACAATCGTTAAAACAGTTTGACCTTGAGAAAGTCGGTCAGGGTCATTCCTGCAAAATACTTTTTTCAACATCTCCACGCCAATCCTAAGGTGTACGATCACGCGGTGACACCAGTACACAAGAAAGATTGGAGCGAGAGAGGGTTAACTGGGATTTGTCAACGATTGCTGGCCGCGTGCCGCCACCCTAAGGATTAAGCACAATTATCGGGAGTCTCTGGCGAACCGCAGCCCGTTTCACACGCTCGCTTCATATCTTGTTATGAAAGTTATCGACTCGGCTCCTCAACGGACGAATCGAACAACAATATTGTCCCGCCGAGTCCGGTAGGGTTCCGTGGACTCGATCCGGACGTCGATCCATCGGGAACTTGTTTCTCCAGAGTAATATCAGGGGATGTATTACATTTCTTTCCAGCGTTTCCGCCCCGTGGACGAGCCACTCGAATTTATACCCGTGTGAGCAACCTCCTTATAACGTTGCGAACACGTGACATTCAGACTGCGGCAGGTCACGTGCTTACGAAACTGAAGGCGTAgtcttaacccttgtgtagtctaCCAAAATGTGTAGATTGTTTAAAaactttctgtatttaacatgtttaacAAACCTGAATGTCTACCCAGATGTTGTCCGGGCCCCGGATCTAGGCCCGAAATGCTTTCGGGTAACGCCAGGCCCGACGCGGCCCGATCTGTTCCCGACTCGTTTCCTACATTGGGTACTTACACCTCTACTATTTTGTTGACATACGAGGGTAGTCCCAGAAGTACCCGACCTTGACATATAGCTGGCCGTACCCAAAAGTACAATCTTTATAAAGCTGAAGTTTGAAGTTTGAAGACGCTACGTTGTTTAGTTTTTGTTTGACAGCCACCAATAGCATTTAGCGAGAAAGAAAGTgttgttccatcaggacaatgcACCAGTTCACACATCCGGTATCGCGGTAGCCAAAATCAATAAGTTAAAGTTCGAATTGCCTCCTCACGCATCCTATTCGCCACATTTAGCCCCCTCAGACTATTCTTTCTCTTTCCAAACTTGAGAAAATAGCTCGGTGGTAAAAGATTTGCCAACAATGAAGAGGTGGAGTCCGCGGTTGATGGCTATTTTGAGGAGCTCGACGAATCTCACTATAAACAGGGTATCGAAGCTATTGAACATCACTGGGAGAAGCGTATCGAGCTAAAAGGAGACTACGTTGAGGAATAAAGTTATTTTTCCCAAATTTTTTGTGTTTTCTTTGTCAGGTCGGGTACTTCTGGGACTATCCTCGTATTTTCATCCACGATATCGAAATTTCGAGTAGGTGTCTCAATTTTGCAAATAGGTCGGTTGGCAAGTGACGGGAACTTGCAGTCGGGTCACAGTTTGCACGCGGTATCAACTCGTAGCCGGGCGTCACATGCGCCCCCTTCAGATGCGGATTGGGTTTTGGCTTGCTATAACTCCGATAATTATGTTACAAATGCGTCGAAGGACAAAGGGCTCTCGAGCGACGTGGATGGCTCGCGAGCGAGACCCAGAAAAGAGATGGTTGCCTGGTAGCCCAGCTGCCGGTAATCCTCCCTTTGTAATTTGCCTCCGTGACCCCTCTCCCCTCGCCGTTCGCCTATCGCCCCACCACCCAGACAGTGgcgtcgatttttcgaaaagAATTACCAGTACGGCGAAAGTCGCGTCTGCGAATCTTCGTCGTATACCCTGAGCATACCCTGCGGCGAGCATCCGCTAaccatcgaaatcaattgtacgAAGGCACTGTCTAGCCACTGTTCCGGGAAAGTGATCCGAAGGTAAATAGTTGCTCTGAGTTAGGCTTACGTAATGCTCGACTTTTGTACTCGAGGAGCATGTCGATTTCACTTTGATAAAGTCTAACGGTTGCACCATGACGTAGCTTGCGCGACGTAGACCATGCTGAGAAATTTATCTCTTTAATAGCCTGCACTATGTTCACCTAGTTATTTCAAGTGTTGGTACATTATCTACATGGCTAATTGCGTCGACCAGTTTCGTTGCTAGACCATGTCCTCTCTTACAAgcgaaggaccccaagtgtccaactccgattttgataatttcttgtgagacgatggtacatGGATCCCAAATGATGTCTGCGAAATATTagctgtagttactcaatagttttaaagatatgaacatTTAAACTTTGTCGATACACCATGATTTGCCGTGTAAGCaagttgcgtgaaagttcaatcgttcatatcttgaaaactatcgagtaactacagctaatattttgcagacatcattaggaatGCatgtaccatcgtctcacaaaagattatcaaaatcggagtcggacacttggggtccttcccttgttggCTATTTAGCACCTTCGTCATTTGTGTCTCGTGATCCTAGTTGCGTGGCGAAAGGATCAATTGGATCTAATTGGACCTTAGCACTCGAGAGTCACCAGTAAAagttgtaccattattcgaaatattgtttacattattaaatatattgggaCCTAGGCATTACATCAAATTTCGTgtccacaaaatgaaaaaatcatgtatcattctgggtcggaagaaatgtttaagttTCGGGATGAAAAATTCTTGATGCTTGTTGAGCATCGATAAACAATTGTTATATTTCAGGGGGAGGGGCTACAGGAGAGTGTCTACGCCAGTGGCAAGCGGTTGATGTCACCATGGCCGTGTCCTCTGGATAATAGAGTCCGCGACTTTAATGGACTCGCTAATCCTCTTCCCTGTTTGTCGGTGAGTCCATCCGGGACAAGGGGGACGTATTCAGGGCAGGCACAGAGGTAAAACTCGGGGGCACAGGGTGGTGTGACTGCGGTACGAGCACAGTTTAGGGCCAGAGAACAGCCCTAAACTGGAGACTGGAGACTGCAACGCGTGGATTGTCGTTCGCAGGGTGGGCGACAATGGAAGGGGGACCCCGATCACTACCCCGTACCATCCACACGAGAAACGAGGAACGGTAGAAACGCCCCTTGTGCGGATTCATCGGTGCGATGATACCTTGATTTCTCGAGTGACGAATTCAATGCACTTAATGCGCCACGCCGCGTTTAACGACGTAATTTGACGTAATACCGGGCTGCCCCGAACCCCTTCGTGGCGGATGGATCGATCCGCTATCTGTGCAGTTATCGCGGGCCGTGTCCGTAAATTGTTTTCGTTTTTACTGGAGCTGTGCGTGAACCTGAAAATGTCGGGCCAAGAATTCTTTCGGGATCGGGCGGGTTCCGAATCTGGAAATACGCGTTTCGGATCTCGAAAATTTGGAAATTGCTGATGAAGCGAAATACTTTCGGGTCCTGGTCGGTCCGACTCGtcccgaagaaaatttttaacttCTTTTTACTTAATTCTTGACGAGAATATTCTAAAAATGCTATAAAGAGATGTTAAAACTTGGTGGGTCCCTACAGTAAAGTTTAACATTGCAAACGGCTTACGAAAAATTACAAATCGCGGCTAAATTTCGcccacaaatttttaaaaattctatttgAAAAAGCTGAAAATTTTTGCGATAAATAAAGATCAATCGACTCCATTCGAAACACCGTATGACCTTCTGATGATCTGACACCATATGACACCGGATAAACAgctaataaaaattttctaccgaatttgcaaccaactggagcgaaatagaaattaattttctttcttaatatgtttaacaggttgaagataataaaacagtatttctaaattctaatgttttcactattcACAAAATTGAAAGAACGCGAGAGGGGCGAGAAAAAACAATAAactaatttttgtaataaatgtataaaatccatttcaccgaaaaatttttaaaaattctatttgAAAAAGCTGAAAATTTTTGCGATAAATAAAGATCAATCGATTCCATTTGAAACACCGTATGACCTTCTGATGATCTCCATAATGACGTCTGATAAACAGCTTAGAATAATTTTCTATCTGATTTGCAACcaactggagcgaaatagaaattaattttctgtcttAATTTGTTTAACAGGTCGAAGATAataaaacagtattttcaaattctaatgttttcaccgtTCCATTAATAACGTCTACGAAAAGCAGTTAATATGGTTGGACGTTTATATTCGCAAAGTATTTAATAAAGTACAATAATATCGACATACAAGGGTACACGTTTAAAACCGTACACGCCTACGATCAACTATCGGCTAATAaataatactataaataacacCCTTAGATTATTCGATATACATACACCTATACGATATCCCAGCTATAATAAATTTCTAAAGCAAAAGGGTCTTCCATTAAGAGGTGTCATTTTCGATTTGTGAAGATTGAAGTTGTCACTCTTCGACAGGTGGTTAGTAAAATCGTaaaaaatcgttaaaaaattgttaatagtAAAACTACAGCGTTCTTTATCAATTAAAGCAGcacttcttaatggaagaccctGTACAATGGTAAAATAAATGAATTTCGCTACTGCCAATATCGCTCATTCGAATCGAACGCGGTTCTGTGTGAAATATCatgactaaactgcggattttaaataaaaaggaataataaactgcggatctttatgcaaaatacaatttttatacgtCAACTGCAAGCTATATATACGAtctaagtaaaaattgattttcctcattaaccccttgccctgtgatttattttacggtctcAGTGATTAGAAATTTTCTTGTAATTcgcaatttcctaaaaaaggagaaaattttagaatttaaagtttaattttaaaattaattctaaattaattttaatttaaattcaaagtaaaattttaaaattaataacatacatatttactgGAATATtctgaatcttcatcacgagtctgacacgatattaggGCAAGGGTTTCATGATtttaatatgttaaaaatagtgtatcagcattgttaaactcttttaatgtttttcctgttttgaattacacctactcatttctgtcataaatgcatcaaatctgcgGTCTAGTCATGACCATATGGATGACAATGGGAAAATCTACGTTCCGCTATGTAAAATCGAGATTAATTGGTCAAGCTTTTCTGGTACTGCAACAGTTGTTGCACGTGGGGCGGCAACTTGGAGGAGTACTGCGGTTGTTGCGGTGCATTGTAGTTAGGTCTTATGGGTTGCTGGGGATAATTAACGGGTTGCTGGGGATAATTAACGGGTTGGGGGGGACGGTATTGTGGCTGCTGGGGGATGATCGGTTTCTTGTAGTTCGCCTGCTGGCCGGCATTCCCGTGCGTGACTTGCGGCCGGTACTGGGAGACCTGCGCCTGATTTACATACTGCGGCTTAATTGGCTGAGACGGTCCCAACTTCGGGATTGGCTGGGGCGGGATATTGACCAGAGAAGGACGCGCGTGTTGAGCTTGCAGCAGTTGCTGGATGTGACCCGTGCCCTGATTCAACGGGGCGTAGTTCTGATGCTGCCTTTTCTCCCGAAGGTGAGCTACAAATTACAGAATTTTCATACTGGGAAACGTTGCACAGAGTGTATCGAAATTATATGTACACTGGTGGATAAAATGGtaaagtatacatatacagggtgtcccagaccaccCGTACCATCCATTTATAATCTggaaaataggttattttcaaaaattcaaagtgtttcttttataaatcagattcgctctatcaaatggtgatatttttaattttctgtttcggccggaaataggtgattgagaccggaagttacatttttcaaatagaacatggtatttttttattacggattcggattctatgcgaaaaaacaagaaacttttgtctgaaacattttttcagaaaatgtcattttatgttTTTCAAAATGAGTCTTTGCACaataatgttttcactatcTGCTCTTGGCATAACCCAGAAAGATgacagaaagatggcaaaagttcatcgaacaaagtggaaaatattttattgattaaagctcattggttgaataaaaaaattgggctataTGACACAGataatgaaaacattatttcgccAAGACTCATTTGGAAGGTTACATAAAGGacataaaatgaaatttcttgaaaaaatgtttcagacaaaagtttcttgttttattgcatagaatccgaatccgtaataaaaaataccatgttctatttgaaaaatgtaacttccggtctcagtcacctatttccggccgaagCCGGAAgctaaaaatatcaccatttgatagagcgcat
Protein-coding sequences here:
- the LOC143213020 gene encoding uncharacterized protein LOC143213020 encodes the protein MQFLILILAVLPVFAAGDPLGEDPRHASLAHLREKRQHQNYAPLNQGTGHIQQLLQAQHARPSLVNIPPQPIPKLGPSQPIKPQYVNQAQVSQYRPQVTHGNAGQQANYKKPIIPQQPQYRPPQPVNYPQQPVNYPQQPIRPNYNAPQQPQYSSKLPPHVQQLLQYQKSLTN